In one window of Candidatus Scalindua sp. DNA:
- the rplB gene encoding 50S ribosomal protein L2, protein MGIKRYKPTSSGRRFGSVSDFSDITKKTPEKSLLTPLKKTGGRNNKGKITTRHRGGGSKRKYRIIDFKRDKNDVPAVVASVEYDPNRTANIALLNYLDGEKRYILAPKGLEVGQRILSGTKVEPQIGNAMPLENIPLGLEVHNIELKVGGGGKIVRSAGNAARIVAKEGTYAQIILPSGEVRKIFHKCKATIGQVGNIDHMGCTIGKAGRNRWKGRRPHVRGVAMNPVAHPLGGGEGRSHGGRHPCSPTGVLAKGGKTRKRKSLSNQFIVRKRTK, encoded by the coding sequence TTGGGAATTAAACGCTATAAACCAACAAGTAGTGGGAGAAGATTTGGGAGTGTATCTGATTTTTCAGATATTACCAAAAAAACTCCGGAGAAAAGCCTTTTAACGCCTCTTAAGAAGACTGGCGGCAGGAACAATAAGGGGAAAATTACTACACGCCATAGAGGTGGGGGAAGCAAGAGAAAATACAGGATAATTGATTTCAAGAGAGATAAAAACGATGTTCCTGCAGTGGTAGCAAGTGTAGAGTATGATCCAAATCGTACTGCTAATATTGCATTGCTGAATTATCTGGATGGTGAGAAACGGTATATCCTGGCACCGAAGGGTCTCGAAGTTGGACAGAGAATTCTTTCAGGTACAAAAGTAGAACCTCAGATTGGTAATGCAATGCCTTTGGAAAACATACCACTCGGCCTTGAAGTGCATAATATCGAATTGAAGGTTGGCGGTGGCGGAAAGATTGTGAGATCTGCAGGAAATGCAGCACGAATTGTGGCGAAAGAGGGAACTTATGCCCAGATTATTCTTCCTTCAGGTGAGGTTCGTAAGATTTTTCATAAGTGTAAGGCGACAATTGGTCAAGTCGGAAATATTGATCACATGGGTTGTACAATAGGGAAGGCGGGAAGAAATAGATGGAAGGGTCGCAGACCGCATGTCCGGGGAGTTGCTATGAACCCCGTTGCACATCCGCTGGGTGGTGGTGAAGGAAGGAGCCATGGTGGCAGGCATCCTTGTTCTCCTACAGGAGTACTGGCTAAAGGGGGTAAAACACGGAAAAGGAAATCGCTCAGTAATCAATTTATTGTAAGAAAGAGAACCAAATAG
- the rpsS gene encoding 30S ribosomal protein S19, whose protein sequence is MGRSIKKGPFVEEKLMKKVMKQKDTGDKEPIRTWSRSSTILPEFVSHTFLVHNGKSFNKVFVVEDLVGHKLGEFAPTRIFRGHTAKKKK, encoded by the coding sequence ATGGGACGTTCGATAAAAAAAGGACCGTTTGTTGAAGAGAAATTAATGAAGAAGGTTATGAAACAGAAGGATACCGGGGATAAAGAGCCAATACGAACCTGGTCGAGGAGCAGTACTATTCTCCCTGAATTTGTATCCCATACCTTTCTCGTACATAATGGCAAAAGTTTCAATAAGGTCTTTGTGGTTGAGGACCTTGTTGGTCACAAGTTGGGCGAATTTGCACCGACCAGGATCTTCAGGGGCCATACTGCAAAAAAGAAAAAATAG
- the rplV gene encoding 50S ribosomal protein L22, protein MEFKSKYRFAKTSPRKVRYVADLIRGKSVNRSLGILRFTNKRASSMLDKILRSAIASVVENGELGADSLFVKEIRVDGGPSRKWHRPRARGVSTMIKRRTSHISLVLSDILK, encoded by the coding sequence ATGGAATTTAAATCAAAATATAGATTTGCAAAAACTTCTCCCAGGAAAGTCAGATACGTTGCTGATCTGATTCGAGGTAAATCAGTAAACAGGTCATTGGGTATTTTAAGATTTACCAATAAGAGGGCGTCATCCATGTTGGACAAGATTTTAAGATCTGCTATTGCAAGTGTTGTTGAAAATGGTGAGTTGGGAGCAGACTCTCTCTTCGTCAAGGAAATCCGTGTTGATGGTGGACCGTCGAGAAAATGGCATCGGCCACGGGCACGGGGAGTTTCGACAATGATTAAGAGACGAACGAGCCATATTTCTCTTGTTTTGTCAGATATTTTAAAGTGA
- the rpsC gene encoding 30S ribosomal protein S3 yields MGQKVCPIGLRIGITENWRSRWYASKKNFGTLLVEDQKIRKLIKDNYRFAAISKIEIERTREEEVRLILHTSRPGLLIGRKGAEIEKLKSRIEKVINKGVDVKIQEIDKPELEAQLVAEGIAEQLKKRAAFRRTIKKSIDTTVGMGALGIKIQISGRLGGAEIARTEGATSGSIPLHTLRADIDYGFAESFTSYGTIGVKVWIYKGLIETGKGGNYAFDAKKS; encoded by the coding sequence ATGGGACAGAAAGTCTGCCCAATCGGGTTAAGAATAGGTATTACGGAAAATTGGAGATCTCGATGGTATGCGAGTAAGAAAAATTTTGGTACGCTGCTTGTCGAGGATCAGAAAATCCGGAAGTTGATCAAAGATAATTACCGTTTTGCAGCAATTTCTAAGATCGAAATAGAGAGAACACGGGAAGAGGAGGTCCGGCTCATTCTGCATACCTCACGCCCTGGACTTTTGATAGGGCGCAAAGGGGCAGAAATTGAAAAATTGAAAAGCCGTATCGAAAAAGTTATCAATAAAGGGGTCGATGTTAAAATTCAGGAGATCGATAAACCTGAGTTGGAGGCGCAGTTGGTAGCCGAAGGAATTGCTGAGCAGCTGAAAAAAAGAGCTGCTTTCAGGAGAACGATAAAGAAATCCATAGACACTACCGTGGGTATGGGGGCATTAGGGATAAAAATACAGATATCCGGTCGTTTGGGTGGAGCAGAGATAGCGAGGACTGAAGGTGCAACTTCAGGAAGCATTCCGCTCCACACTTTAAGAGCTGATATTGACTATGGATTTGCAGAGTCGTTTACCAGTTATGGGACGATTGGTGTTAAGGTGTGGATATACAAGGGGCTGATTGAGACTGGAAAAGGGGGTAACTATGCGTTTGATGCCAAAAAGAGTTAA
- the rplP gene encoding 50S ribosomal protein L16 has product MRLMPKRVKFRKSQRQRNVGNATRGNLVSFGEYGLQALEHCWITAQQLESGRIAATRYVSRGGKLIIRVFPYKSVSAKPIETRMGKGKGEPDKWVAVVKPGTILYEIGGITEDIARQAFTRVAYKMPIKVRFIHRRQTV; this is encoded by the coding sequence ATGCGTTTGATGCCAAAAAGAGTTAAGTTTAGAAAGTCACAAAGACAGAGGAATGTAGGGAATGCTACTCGTGGTAATCTGGTAAGTTTTGGAGAGTATGGATTGCAGGCATTAGAGCATTGCTGGATCACCGCTCAGCAGCTGGAGTCTGGCAGGATAGCGGCTACTCGGTATGTCTCACGTGGAGGTAAACTTATCATACGGGTATTTCCTTACAAATCGGTATCCGCAAAACCTATTGAAACAAGGATGGGCAAAGGGAAGGGGGAGCCGGATAAGTGGGTGGCTGTTGTGAAACCGGGTACAATACTGTATGAAATTGGAGGTATTACCGAAGATATAGCGAGGCAGGCATTTACCAGGGTAGCGTATAAAATGCCGATTAAGGTAAGGTTTATTCATAGGAGGCAGACAGTTTGA
- the rpmC gene encoding 50S ribosomal protein L29, with translation MKPNEIRERLPNEMLEELEGFKRELLNLRFQWQAGELRNSAQYRHIKKDVARIKTIIREMELGINKDLFQKTEDRV, from the coding sequence TTGAAGCCAAATGAGATTCGTGAAAGATTGCCAAATGAGATGCTTGAGGAGCTTGAAGGTTTTAAAAGGGAGTTGTTGAATCTGAGATTTCAATGGCAGGCCGGAGAACTCCGAAATTCTGCTCAATACAGGCACATAAAAAAAGATGTGGCTCGAATAAAAACAATTATCAGAGAGATGGAGTTGGGTATTAATAAAGATCTGTTCCAGAAAACGGAAGATAGGGTATAA
- the rpsQ gene encoding 30S ribosomal protein S17, producing the protein METKQKRKRKTVVGIVVSDGMNKTVVVAFEKRVKHPRYGKFVKRTTKFKVHDEGNEAKCKDKVEIVETRPLSKTKRWRLVRIIK; encoded by the coding sequence ATGGAGACTAAGCAAAAGCGTAAAAGGAAAACAGTTGTTGGTATCGTTGTAAGTGATGGCATGAACAAGACGGTTGTAGTAGCATTTGAAAAGCGTGTGAAGCATCCACGATATGGCAAATTTGTTAAGAGGACCACTAAATTTAAGGTGCACGATGAGGGTAATGAGGCAAAGTGTAAGGATAAGGTTGAAATCGTAGAGACAAGACCTTTAAGCAAGACAAAGCGCTGGCGGCTGGTGCGTATTATAAAATGA
- the rplN gene encoding 50S ribosomal protein L14, protein MIMEQTKVDVADNSGAKKAKCIKVLGGSRRIYASIGDVIIVAVKKALPDGVVKKGDVVKGVVVRTKRNVRRGDGSYLRFDANAIVIVDDEGNPKGTRIFGAVAKELRQKNFMKIISLAPEVV, encoded by the coding sequence ATGATAATGGAGCAGACAAAAGTTGACGTGGCGGATAATTCAGGTGCCAAAAAGGCTAAGTGTATTAAAGTCCTTGGAGGCTCACGGAGAATTTATGCTTCGATCGGCGACGTTATAATCGTTGCAGTAAAAAAGGCATTGCCTGATGGTGTAGTAAAGAAAGGCGATGTGGTAAAGGGCGTAGTGGTAAGAACGAAAAGGAATGTAAGGCGCGGAGATGGTTCCTACCTTCGGTTTGATGCGAATGCGATTGTTATAGTTGATGATGAGGGAAATCCGAAAGGTACCCGTATTTTTGGTGCAGTGGCTAAGGAACTGAGACAAAAGAATTTTATGAAAATAATTTCATTGGCACCTGAAGTTGTATAA
- the rplX gene encoding 50S ribosomal protein L24: protein MSNMHVRKNDYVQVMTGDDSGKTGKILKILSPKRRVIVEGVNYVQKHIRKSEKNPQGGRMQMEASISWSNVLVVCQNKSCKKSGKGVRVKRKFLDNGDKIRVCYKCGSEIVVGE, encoded by the coding sequence ATGAGTAATATGCATGTGAGGAAAAACGATTATGTTCAAGTTATGACGGGTGATGATTCCGGGAAAACGGGTAAAATCCTGAAGATACTGTCACCAAAGAGAAGGGTGATTGTTGAGGGTGTGAATTATGTACAGAAACATATCCGGAAAAGTGAAAAAAATCCCCAGGGTGGCCGTATGCAGATGGAGGCATCAATATCCTGGTCTAACGTTTTGGTTGTGTGCCAAAATAAAAGTTGTAAAAAATCCGGAAAAGGTGTTAGGGTGAAGCGTAAGTTTCTTGATAATGGTGACAAGATCAGGGTTTGTTATAAATGTGGGAGTGAAATCGTAGTTGGAGAATAG
- the rplE gene encoding 50S ribosomal protein L5: MARLLEKYKEEFVDVLMERFQYKNRLEAPRLLKIVINMGLGKAREEKKRIDDAVKHLATITGQKPAITKARKAVAGFKIRKGDQVGCKVTLRGKRAYEFLDRLISIVLPRIKDFRGVSSRSFDGSGNYTLGISELSEFPEIDIDDVLYSQGMDITLVISAKKDVQSYELLKLFGMPFKQDANFVNQ, from the coding sequence ATGGCACGTTTATTAGAAAAATATAAAGAAGAGTTTGTTGATGTTCTTATGGAACGGTTCCAGTATAAAAACCGTTTAGAGGCCCCGAGACTGCTCAAGATTGTGATTAATATGGGTCTGGGGAAGGCCAGGGAAGAAAAGAAAAGAATAGATGATGCAGTCAAGCATCTCGCCACAATAACGGGACAGAAACCGGCAATTACCAAGGCAAGAAAGGCTGTGGCCGGTTTTAAGATCAGGAAGGGAGATCAGGTCGGCTGTAAGGTTACTCTCAGAGGCAAACGTGCTTATGAATTTCTTGATAGATTGATAAGCATTGTATTGCCGAGGATAAAAGATTTTCGAGGGGTATCATCCCGCTCATTTGATGGCAGCGGAAATTACACGTTAGGTATAAGTGAGCTTTCGGAGTTTCCTGAGATTGACATTGACGATGTCCTCTATTCACAGGGGATGGATATTACCTTGGTTATATCGGCAAAAAAAGATGTGCAATCGTACGAGTTACTTAAGTTATTTGGTATGCCTTTTAAGCAAGATGCTAACTTTGTCAATCAGTAA
- a CDS encoding type Z 30S ribosomal protein S14, producing the protein MARKALKVKCSREPKYKTRRYNRCQLCGRVRAYYRKFQICRICFRNLASRAEIPGVRKASW; encoded by the coding sequence ATGGCGAGAAAAGCTTTAAAAGTTAAATGTTCCAGAGAACCTAAATATAAGACTCGAAGATACAATCGCTGCCAACTTTGTGGGCGTGTTCGAGCGTATTATAGAAAATTTCAGATTTGCAGAATATGTTTTAGAAATCTTGCATCAAGGGCTGAGATCCCCGGTGTGCGAAAAGCAAGCTGGTAA